The following are from one region of the Streptomyces changanensis genome:
- a CDS encoding cytochrome P450, translating to MTTITSRRVPGPSGLPLVGSLLDLKRDLLGTLLAAHRAHGDVVRITAGPPGLRSELYAVFSAEGAQQVLATSSANFRKDNVFYQEVRLSLGNGLLTSQDDEYLRQRRLVQPLFTPRRVDRYADALTAEATALTRAWRDAPGATVDLADETNELTLRSVARVLFGTDVESAVDVIARCFPVINDYVLGRSYAPVTLPREWPTPGNRRAAAAVAELYAECDRIIARRRADGAPAQEDLLTLLTQAGSEDGDRLDPSEVRDQVLIFLLAGHETTASSLSFALHLLARHPREQRLAREEVHRVLGGRAPRAADLTALPYLGRVVKEALRLYPAGPIVSRRAVTATPVGDHVIPAGADVFVAPWVTHRHTRHWPDPERFDPGRFTPEQEKNRHRYAWYPFGGGPRACIGQHFSMLMSALALAVVLQEYELEAEEHDVPVDTGLTLHSTVPLRCRVRPSSHSRPRT from the coding sequence ATGACGACCATCACCAGCAGGCGCGTCCCCGGCCCGTCGGGCCTGCCCCTCGTCGGCTCGCTCCTCGACCTCAAGCGGGACCTCCTCGGGACCCTCCTGGCCGCCCACCGGGCACACGGCGACGTCGTACGGATCACGGCGGGACCACCGGGGCTGCGTTCGGAGTTGTACGCCGTGTTCTCCGCCGAGGGCGCCCAGCAGGTGCTGGCCACCTCGTCCGCGAACTTCCGCAAGGACAACGTTTTCTACCAGGAGGTGCGCCTGTCGCTCGGCAACGGCCTGCTCACCAGCCAGGATGACGAGTACCTGCGCCAACGGCGGCTGGTGCAGCCGTTGTTCACGCCCCGACGCGTCGACCGCTACGCCGACGCCCTCACCGCCGAGGCCACCGCCCTCACCCGTGCCTGGCGGGACGCCCCCGGCGCCACCGTCGACCTCGCCGACGAGACGAACGAGCTGACGCTGCGCTCGGTCGCCCGCGTCCTGTTCGGCACCGACGTCGAGTCCGCCGTCGACGTCATCGCGCGCTGCTTTCCCGTCATCAACGACTACGTCCTCGGCCGCTCCTACGCGCCCGTCACCCTCCCGCGCGAGTGGCCCACGCCCGGCAACCGCCGGGCCGCCGCCGCGGTGGCCGAACTGTACGCCGAGTGCGACCGCATCATCGCCCGCCGGCGCGCCGACGGAGCACCCGCCCAGGAGGACCTGCTCACCCTCCTCACCCAGGCCGGCAGCGAGGACGGCGACCGCCTCGACCCGTCCGAGGTCCGCGACCAGGTGCTGATCTTCCTGCTCGCCGGCCACGAGACCACCGCCAGCTCGCTCTCGTTCGCCCTGCACCTGCTGGCCCGCCACCCGCGCGAGCAGCGCCTCGCCCGCGAGGAGGTCCACCGGGTCCTCGGCGGCCGCGCGCCGCGCGCCGCGGACCTGACCGCGCTGCCGTACCTCGGCCGGGTCGTCAAGGAGGCCCTGCGCCTCTACCCGGCCGGTCCGATCGTCAGCCGGCGCGCCGTCACCGCCACCCCGGTCGGGGACCACGTCATCCCGGCCGGCGCCGATGTCTTCGTGGCCCCGTGGGTCACCCACCGCCACACCCGCCACTGGCCCGACCCGGAGCGCTTCGACCCGGGACGGTTCACGCCCGAGCAGGAGAAGAATCGTCACCGCTACGCCTGGTACCCCTTCGGCGGCGGCCCCCGGGCCTGCATCGGTCAGCACTTCTCGATGCTGATGTCGGCCCTCGCCCTGGCGGTGGTCCTCCAGGAGTACGAACTGGAGGCGGAGGAGCACGACGTGCCGGTCGACACGGGGCTGACGCTCCACTCCACGGTGCCCCTGCGCTGCCGGGTGCGGCCCTCGTCACATTCCCGCCCGCGGACGTGA
- a CDS encoding metal-sensitive transcriptional regulator has translation MELELTGAELKSVLNRLRRAQGQISGVIRMLEEGRDCEEVVTQLAAAARALDRAGFAIIATGLRQCMTGDGGGTAGDREEARTRLEKLFLSLA, from the coding sequence GTGGAGCTCGAACTCACGGGCGCGGAGCTGAAGTCGGTGCTGAACCGGCTGCGGCGGGCGCAGGGGCAGATCTCCGGGGTGATCCGCATGCTGGAGGAGGGCCGCGACTGCGAGGAGGTCGTGACCCAGCTGGCCGCGGCGGCGCGCGCCCTCGACCGGGCGGGTTTCGCGATCATCGCCACGGGCCTGCGGCAGTGCATGACGGGCGACGGTGGCGGCACGGCCGGCGACCGCGAGGAGGCGCGCACCCGCCTGGAGAAGCTGTTCCTCTCCCTCGCCTGA
- a CDS encoding sulfite exporter TauE/SafE family protein: protein MTVLVLALTAGAVVGLALGALGGGGGVLAAPALIYLLGFGPVEATTAGLVVVAVTSATALYGHARDGRVRWTAGALFAAAGAVPAVLTASLADGVPRPVLTLAFAAVAALAALRMLRPAADPDDDARDPAEPPAAEPPARDGPTPGAPRPRPLRAAGAGAGVGALTGFLGVGGGFLAVPALVGMVGLRMRAAVGTSLLVITANALTALVARAGTAAPVDWAVVAPFTGAAVLAAWDGRRLAARVPATALRRIFGSALLAVAALMAVDGTARLL from the coding sequence GTGACCGTCCTCGTCCTGGCCCTCACCGCGGGCGCCGTCGTCGGCCTGGCGCTCGGGGCGCTCGGCGGGGGCGGCGGCGTCCTGGCCGCACCCGCGCTGATCTACCTGCTCGGCTTCGGCCCCGTCGAGGCCACGACCGCCGGGCTCGTCGTCGTCGCCGTCACCTCCGCGACCGCGCTCTACGGGCACGCCCGCGACGGCCGGGTGCGGTGGACGGCCGGCGCGCTCTTCGCCGCCGCCGGCGCGGTACCGGCCGTCCTCACCGCGTCGCTCGCGGACGGGGTGCCGCGGCCCGTCCTCACCCTGGCGTTCGCCGCCGTCGCCGCCCTGGCGGCCCTCCGGATGCTGCGCCCCGCCGCCGACCCGGACGACGACGCCCGGGACCCGGCCGAGCCCCCGGCCGCCGAGCCCCCGGCGCGCGACGGTCCCACGCCTGGTGCCCCGCGGCCGCGGCCGCTGCGGGCCGCCGGGGCCGGGGCAGGGGTGGGCGCGTTGACCGGCTTCCTCGGCGTCGGGGGCGGCTTCCTCGCCGTACCGGCCCTCGTCGGCATGGTCGGCCTGCGCATGCGCGCGGCGGTCGGCACCAGCCTGCTCGTCATCACGGCGAACGCGCTGACCGCGCTCGTCGCCCGCGCCGGTACGGCGGCCCCCGTGGACTGGGCCGTGGTGGCGCCCTTCACCGGCGCCGCCGTCCTCGCCGCCTGGGACGGCCGGCGTCTCGCCGCGCGGGTCCCGGCCACCGCCCTGCGTCGGATCTTCGGGAGCGCGCTGCTCGCGGTGGCCGCGCTCATGGCCGTCGACGGGACCGCCCGCCTCCTGTGA
- a CDS encoding rhodanese-like domain-containing protein, which translates to MVRPLCERVTARQAHHRTAAAGGAVLLDVREEPEWRAGHAPGAVHAPLSALRAGAPVPAAALDRPLVVICRSGQRSQHAAALLTRRGRRAVDVEGGMHAWAGAGLPVVDAGGNRGSIA; encoded by the coding sequence GTGGTGCGGCCCCTCTGCGAGCGCGTGACGGCCCGCCAGGCCCACCACCGGACCGCCGCGGCCGGCGGGGCCGTCCTCCTCGACGTGCGGGAGGAACCGGAGTGGCGGGCGGGCCACGCGCCCGGGGCGGTCCACGCACCGCTCTCCGCCCTCCGCGCCGGCGCCCCGGTCCCCGCCGCCGCGCTCGACCGGCCGCTCGTGGTGATCTGCCGCTCCGGGCAGCGCTCCCAGCACGCGGCGGCACTCCTCACCCGGCGGGGGCGGCGGGCCGTCGACGTCGAAGGCGGCATGCACGCCTGGGCGGGCGCCGGCCTCCCGGTGGTCGACGCGGGCGGGAACCGCGGCTCGATAGCGTGA
- a CDS encoding selina-4(15),7(11)-diene synthase, with the protein MGPGPTVPPLFSPIPPAIHPCHARADARTAAWAEIFRIGSDELRGRLVSRSIGTFAARVLPEGREEVVSLLADFVLWLFGLGHCEEGERGRRPGDLAGELHRLLRVAQNPEVPLLLDDPLAAGLRDLRLRIDRYGTQGQAARWVDALREYFFCLVWEAAHRRAGTVPDLDDYTLTRLYDGATSAVLPLLEIGHGYELQPHERDRTAVRAAAEMASFVMTWDHDILSYDEERKGGGATGSHLTVLRVLEHHEGLTPQQALRVAISQRDRVTCLYLRLTEHLAAHGSPQLRQYLRTLGSFIRGAQDWGVGSARYTRPGDPTGTSSTFRDTPVDGGGEPLDIPAVSWWWNLLPPGGDADATADPSTRAAARGTH; encoded by the coding sequence GTGGGGCCCGGTCCGACAGTGCCGCCGCTCTTCTCTCCCATCCCGCCGGCCATCCACCCGTGCCACGCCCGGGCCGACGCCCGGACGGCGGCCTGGGCCGAGATCTTCCGCATCGGCTCCGACGAACTGCGCGGGCGGCTCGTCTCCCGGTCCATCGGCACCTTCGCCGCCCGTGTCCTCCCCGAGGGGCGCGAGGAGGTCGTCTCGCTCCTCGCGGACTTCGTCCTGTGGCTCTTCGGCCTCGGCCACTGCGAGGAGGGCGAGCGCGGCCGCCGCCCCGGCGACCTCGCCGGGGAGCTGCACCGCCTGCTGCGCGTCGCCCAGAACCCCGAGGTGCCGCTGCTCCTCGACGACCCGCTGGCGGCCGGCCTGCGGGACCTGCGGCTGCGCATCGACCGGTACGGCACCCAGGGCCAGGCGGCGCGCTGGGTGGACGCCCTGCGCGAGTACTTCTTCTGCCTGGTGTGGGAGGCGGCCCACCGCCGGGCCGGTACGGTCCCGGACCTCGACGACTACACCCTGACGCGCCTCTACGACGGCGCCACCTCGGCCGTGCTGCCGCTCCTGGAGATCGGCCACGGCTACGAGCTCCAGCCGCACGAGCGGGACCGCACGGCGGTGCGCGCGGCGGCGGAGATGGCCTCGTTCGTCATGACCTGGGACCACGACATCCTCTCGTACGACGAGGAGAGGAAGGGCGGGGGCGCCACCGGCTCCCACCTCACCGTGCTCCGCGTCCTGGAGCATCACGAGGGGCTGACGCCACAGCAGGCCCTGCGCGTGGCGATCTCCCAGCGGGACCGGGTCACTTGCCTGTACTTGCGTCTCACCGAGCACCTGGCCGCACACGGCAGCCCACAGCTGCGCCAGTACCTGCGCACCCTCGGCAGCTTCATCCGGGGTGCCCAGGACTGGGGCGTCGGCTCCGCCCGGTACACGCGCCCGGGCGACCCGACCGGGACGTCCTCCACCTTCCGGGACACCCCCGTGGACGGTGGCGGCGAGCCCCTCGACATCCCCGCCGTCTCCTGGTGGTGGAACCTCCTGCCCCCCGGCGGGGACGCGGACGCCACAGCCGACCCGTCGACGCGCGCAGCCGCGCGCGGGACCCACTAG
- a CDS encoding cytochrome P450 yields the protein MTTRGTDPAAGLTPPPGCPAHALGAGAPRRIYGPEAERDPRALYEELRRRHGPVAPVLLHGDLPAWIVLGHRENLEVMRSPSRFSNDSRLWRMFQEGRVPADSPLRPMVEWQPMCVFADGAEHERLRSAVRDSVEQFDRRGVRRYVIRYTDQLVDAFAAEGRADLIEDFAEKLPMLVMTQLLGMPEEYGPQLVEATLDLLKGTETAVASNEFVVRTLRTLMERKKAEPGHDFASRLLGHEADLTDDEVLEHLRLVLISANETTVNLIANTLRLVLTDRRFRANLAGGHMTLPDALEQVLWDDPPLSAITGRWATGDTVLGGRQIKAGDMLLLGLAAGNVDPEIRPDLDRPLLGNRAHLAFSSGPHECPGQDIGRAIADTGVDTLLSRLPDLRLAVPESELRWSAAWLSKRLAALPVRFTPPASAVAPSGPAAPKDFASTAPGPLPAQVPGPRSDAQAAPRSSASARRSWRSAFFRSAD from the coding sequence ATGACCACCCGCGGGACCGACCCGGCCGCCGGCCTCACCCCGCCTCCCGGCTGCCCCGCCCACGCCCTCGGGGCCGGTGCCCCGCGCCGCATCTACGGTCCCGAGGCCGAGCGCGACCCGCGGGCCCTGTACGAGGAGCTGCGCCGCCGGCACGGCCCGGTCGCCCCGGTCCTGCTCCACGGCGACCTTCCCGCCTGGATCGTCCTGGGCCACCGGGAGAACCTTGAGGTCATGCGGTCGCCGTCGCGGTTCTCCAACGACTCCCGGCTGTGGCGGATGTTCCAGGAGGGGCGGGTCCCCGCCGACTCGCCGCTGCGCCCCATGGTCGAGTGGCAGCCGATGTGCGTCTTCGCCGACGGGGCCGAGCACGAGCGCCTGCGGTCGGCCGTCCGCGACAGCGTGGAGCAGTTCGACCGCCGGGGCGTGCGCCGCTACGTCATCCGCTACACCGACCAGCTCGTCGACGCGTTCGCGGCGGAGGGCCGGGCCGACCTCATCGAGGACTTCGCGGAGAAGCTGCCGATGCTGGTGATGACCCAGCTGCTCGGCATGCCCGAGGAGTACGGGCCGCAACTCGTCGAGGCCACCCTCGACCTGTTGAAGGGCACCGAGACGGCGGTCGCGAGCAACGAGTTCGTCGTCCGGACGCTGCGGACGCTCATGGAGCGCAAGAAGGCCGAGCCCGGGCACGACTTCGCCAGCCGGCTCCTCGGCCACGAGGCCGACCTCACGGACGACGAGGTGCTGGAGCACCTGCGGCTCGTGCTGATCTCCGCCAACGAGACCACCGTCAACCTCATCGCCAACACGCTGCGGCTGGTCCTCACCGACCGCCGCTTCCGCGCGAACCTGGCCGGTGGCCACATGACGCTGCCGGACGCGCTGGAGCAGGTCCTGTGGGACGACCCGCCGCTGTCGGCGATCACCGGGCGCTGGGCGACCGGGGACACCGTCCTCGGCGGCCGGCAGATCAAGGCCGGGGACATGCTGCTGCTCGGGCTCGCCGCCGGCAACGTCGATCCGGAGATCCGCCCCGACCTCGACCGGCCGCTGCTCGGCAACCGGGCGCACCTCGCCTTCAGCAGCGGGCCCCACGAGTGCCCCGGCCAGGACATCGGCCGCGCCATCGCGGACACCGGTGTGGACACGCTGCTGTCGCGCCTGCCGGACCTGCGGCTCGCCGTGCCGGAGAGCGAACTGCGCTGGTCCGCCGCGTGGTTGTCGAAGCGGCTGGCGGCCCTCCCCGTGCGGTTCACGCCACCCGCCTCCGCGGTGGCGCCGAGCGGTCCGGCCGCGCCGAAGGACTTCGCGTCGACCGCGCCGGGGCCCCTGCCCGCACAGGTACCCGGCCCGAGGTCGGACGCCCAGGCGGCGCCGCGGTCCTCGGCGTCCGCCCGCAGGAGCTGGCGGAGTGCTTTCTTCCGCTCCGCCGACTGA
- a CDS encoding GTP-binding protein → MDYRSSEQHGSEQHGDGAVRGPRSEDVLPETATTAVKVVIVGGFGVGKTTFVGSVSEIRPLTTEETMTQAGVGVDDTSGVDGKTSTTVAMDFGRISINQELVLYLFGTPGQERFWFLWRGLFEGALGAVVLVDTRRLEVSFDVLGRLEERRVPFVVAVNTFPDAPAYPVEDLRVALDLPASVPIVPVDARERASSRDVLMTLMRYLQTLAMTQEAS, encoded by the coding sequence ATGGACTACAGAAGCTCTGAGCAGCACGGCTCCGAGCAGCACGGCGACGGCGCGGTGCGGGGGCCGCGCAGCGAGGACGTGCTGCCGGAGACGGCCACCACCGCCGTCAAGGTGGTGATCGTCGGCGGGTTCGGCGTCGGCAAGACCACCTTCGTCGGTTCCGTCAGCGAGATCCGTCCCCTCACCACCGAGGAGACGATGACGCAGGCCGGGGTCGGCGTCGACGACACCTCCGGTGTCGACGGCAAGACCTCGACGACCGTCGCCATGGACTTCGGCCGGATCAGCATCAACCAGGAGCTGGTCCTGTACCTGTTCGGCACGCCCGGCCAGGAGCGCTTCTGGTTCCTGTGGCGGGGCCTGTTCGAGGGCGCGCTCGGCGCGGTCGTGCTCGTCGACACCCGCCGCCTGGAGGTGAGCTTCGACGTGCTCGGCCGGCTGGAGGAGCGCCGTGTGCCGTTCGTGGTCGCCGTGAACACCTTCCCGGACGCGCCGGCGTACCCGGTCGAGGACCTGCGCGTCGCCCTCGACCTGCCCGCGTCCGTGCCGATCGTGCCCGTCGACGCCCGCGAGCGCGCCTCCAGCCGGGACGTCCTGATGACGCTGATGCGCTACCTCCAGACCCTCGCCATGACCCAGGAGGCGTCATGA
- a CDS encoding DUF742 domain-containing protein, translating to MSDAGGGDWEEASPERLYVITGGRSGGSAPAELDLVTLIVAKSGAKPGMQPEHAAIVRLCQSPLSVAEISAYLGLPISVVTVLLGDLLADNRIVARAPVPPARLPDRALIEAVIDGLQKL from the coding sequence GTGAGCGACGCGGGCGGCGGTGACTGGGAGGAAGCCAGTCCCGAGCGGCTCTACGTGATCACGGGGGGACGCAGCGGCGGGTCGGCGCCCGCCGAACTGGACCTCGTCACGCTCATCGTGGCGAAGTCCGGGGCGAAGCCCGGGATGCAGCCCGAACACGCGGCGATCGTGCGGCTGTGCCAGTCGCCGCTGTCGGTGGCGGAGATCTCCGCCTACCTGGGCCTCCCGATCAGTGTCGTCACGGTGCTGCTCGGCGACCTCCTCGCCGACAACCGCATCGTCGCCCGCGCTCCCGTCCCACCCGCCCGACTCCCCGACCGCGCGTTGATTGAGGCAGTGATCGATGGACTACAGAAGCTCTGA
- a CDS encoding roadblock/LC7 domain-containing protein, which produces MIKQQANMDWMLKDLAEGVPQTRHVVVLSADGLRMAQYGTDDDTADRLAAACAGLQSLAGAVASELPHSDGRMRLVVIEMDGGFFYLMAAGVGAYLAVLAGEGVDAGLMGQRMRDLVLRIGEHLSSPPRQDGQGAR; this is translated from the coding sequence ATGATCAAGCAGCAGGCCAATATGGACTGGATGCTCAAGGACCTCGCGGAAGGCGTGCCGCAAACCCGACACGTGGTCGTGCTCTCCGCCGACGGTCTGCGCATGGCCCAGTACGGCACCGACGACGACACCGCCGACCGGCTCGCCGCGGCGTGCGCCGGGCTCCAGTCGCTCGCCGGCGCCGTCGCCTCGGAGCTGCCGCACAGCGACGGGCGCATGCGGCTCGTCGTGATCGAGATGGACGGCGGCTTCTTCTACCTGATGGCCGCGGGCGTCGGCGCGTACCTGGCCGTGCTCGCCGGCGAGGGCGTCGACGCGGGGCTGATGGGCCAGCGCATGCGGGACCTCGTCCTGCGGATCGGGGAGCACCTGAGCAGCCCGCCGCGCCAGGATGGGCAGGGCGCCAGGTGA
- a CDS encoding sensor histidine kinase has translation MVREESSPGSGSPRSAASFVWLLPAALIAVATGVAVTLVPTAARGPVVACGVVSALALALLGAEVARRGRVIGELRRTVAARDTALARRHAETAHLAGTLLPDAVRRLREGEFPEDVIGSLTAPEEHQAVVRVVVDAVVAEEDLRESAQRAFVNIARRVQAIVHQQAQELREMEDRHGNRPEVFGDLLRIDHGTALIGRLADSIAVLGGARPGRQWSRAVPLYSVLRGAMSRIIDYQRVELHSVTEVAVTGPAVEPLIHALAELLDNATRYSPPQTKVHLTAVDVQSGIAVEIEDGGVSMSEEARKRAERMLRQAQQGIDLNDLGETPRLGLAVVGRLAQAYGFQVSLRSSAYGGVRAVVVVPQELITTVAAASGLAHGIGASSVPRTAVPAAPAVPASLPARAERPATGPMVDGEVPPTVERAPNGLPQRRRRQPLAEPPQSAAAAPAAPSEQASPAPATPAPDQEPSPQVQPGMWLAAFQSGLTGEPNDASKGNSQQ, from the coding sequence ATGGTCCGCGAGGAATCGTCGCCCGGAAGTGGAAGCCCGCGGTCCGCGGCATCTTTCGTGTGGCTGCTGCCCGCCGCTCTGATCGCCGTCGCCACCGGGGTCGCCGTGACCCTGGTGCCGACTGCCGCACGGGGGCCGGTCGTGGCCTGCGGGGTGGTGTCCGCCCTGGCGCTGGCCCTGCTCGGCGCCGAGGTCGCACGCCGGGGGCGGGTGATCGGGGAGCTGCGCCGTACGGTCGCCGCCCGCGACACTGCCCTGGCCCGACGGCACGCCGAGACCGCCCACCTGGCGGGCACGCTGCTCCCGGACGCCGTGCGGCGGCTGCGCGAGGGGGAGTTCCCCGAGGACGTCATCGGTTCGCTCACGGCCCCTGAGGAGCACCAGGCCGTCGTCCGTGTCGTCGTCGACGCCGTCGTCGCCGAGGAGGACCTGCGCGAGTCCGCGCAGCGCGCCTTCGTCAACATCGCCCGCCGCGTCCAGGCGATCGTGCACCAGCAGGCCCAGGAGCTGCGCGAGATGGAGGACCGGCACGGCAACCGCCCCGAGGTCTTCGGCGACCTGCTCCGCATCGACCACGGCACCGCCCTGATCGGCCGCCTCGCCGACTCGATCGCCGTCCTCGGCGGTGCCCGCCCGGGCCGCCAGTGGAGCCGGGCCGTACCGCTGTACAGCGTGCTGCGCGGCGCCATGTCGCGGATCATCGACTACCAGCGCGTCGAACTGCACTCCGTCACCGAGGTCGCCGTCACCGGCCCCGCCGTCGAGCCCCTCATCCACGCGCTCGCCGAGCTCCTCGACAACGCCACCCGCTACTCGCCGCCGCAGACGAAGGTCCACCTGACCGCCGTCGACGTGCAGTCCGGCATCGCGGTCGAGATCGAGGACGGCGGCGTCTCCATGAGCGAGGAGGCCCGCAAGCGCGCCGAGCGGATGCTCCGTCAGGCCCAGCAGGGCATCGACCTCAACGACCTGGGTGAGACCCCCCGCCTCGGCCTCGCCGTCGTCGGCCGGCTGGCGCAGGCGTACGGCTTCCAGGTCTCGCTGCGCTCCTCCGCCTACGGCGGTGTCCGCGCCGTCGTCGTCGTGCCGCAGGAACTGATCACCACCGTCGCCGCGGCCTCCGGCCTCGCCCACGGCATCGGCGCCTCCTCCGTGCCCCGCACCGCCGTCCCGGCCGCCCCGGCCGTCCCCGCCTCCCTCCCGGCCCGCGCGGAGCGTCCCGCGACCGGCCCGATGGTGGACGGCGAGGTCCCGCCGACGGTCGAGCGGGCCCCGAACGGCCTGCCGCAGCGGCGCCGCAGGCAACCGCTCGCCGAGCCGCCGCAGTCCGCGGCCGCCGCACCGGCCGCACCCTCGGAGCAGGCGTCGCCGGCGCCCGCGACCCCGGCTCCCGACCAGGAGCCGTCACCTCAGGTGCAGCCCGGGATGTGGCTGGCCGCCTTCCAGAGCGGCCTGACCGGGGAGCCCAACGACGCAAGCAAGGGGAACTCGCAGCAATGA
- a CDS encoding MFS transporter has protein sequence MTTSVRDPAGAPGAARSPRALVAASVGNFIEWYEFGVYGYLATVVARNFFTPDGGDGAEALVRTYAAFALAFFFRPVGAVVFGRLGDRIGRRPTLILVLSLMTGATTLMGLLPTYAVAGAAAPWLLTALRVVQGLSAGGEFGGAVAVLTESAPPGRRGLYGAWQSFTVALGLLAGAGAAALVATALTGPQVEAWGWRLPFLLALPLGLTALWLRLALEETPAFRRARATAPAARPAASAREAAVAVVLGAGRLMAWSAAGYTFLVVLPSYLQASLGASLREALAATVVANLGFAAAILPAGALSDRVGRRAVMVSGALLAAVAALPLLRLLQAPDAPPWAKGVAVAAAGAVVGLMAGPGPAMLAEMFPTRVRHTGLGVTYALANAVFSGCAGLLVTELARRTGSADVPAYYVIVCCAVGTLALATLRGDDHRRALRE, from the coding sequence ATGACCACGTCCGTACGGGACCCGGCGGGGGCCCCCGGGGCGGCGCGCTCGCCCCGGGCGCTCGTCGCCGCGTCGGTGGGCAACTTCATCGAGTGGTACGAGTTCGGCGTGTACGGGTACCTCGCGACGGTCGTCGCCCGGAACTTCTTCACCCCGGACGGCGGCGACGGGGCAGAGGCGCTCGTCCGCACCTACGCCGCCTTCGCGCTGGCCTTCTTCTTCCGGCCCGTCGGCGCCGTCGTCTTCGGCCGGCTGGGCGACCGGATCGGGCGGCGGCCGACGCTCATCCTGGTGCTCTCGCTGATGACCGGCGCGACGACCCTGATGGGCCTGCTGCCCACGTACGCCGTGGCGGGGGCCGCCGCGCCCTGGCTGCTGACGGCGCTGCGGGTCGTGCAGGGCCTGTCGGCGGGCGGTGAGTTCGGGGGCGCGGTCGCGGTGCTGACCGAGTCGGCGCCACCCGGGCGGCGGGGCCTGTACGGGGCCTGGCAGTCGTTCACGGTGGCCCTCGGGCTGCTCGCCGGGGCCGGGGCCGCCGCGCTCGTCGCGACGGCGCTGACCGGCCCGCAGGTCGAGGCGTGGGGGTGGCGGCTGCCGTTCCTCCTGGCGCTGCCGCTGGGGCTGACCGCGCTGTGGCTGCGGCTGGCCCTGGAGGAGACGCCGGCGTTCCGCCGGGCCCGCGCCACCGCGCCCGCGGCCCGGCCGGCCGCGTCGGCACGGGAGGCGGCGGTGGCGGTCGTCCTCGGCGCGGGGCGGCTGATGGCGTGGTCGGCGGCCGGCTACACCTTCCTCGTGGTACTGCCCTCCTACCTCCAGGCGTCCCTCGGAGCGAGCCTGCGGGAGGCGCTGGCCGCGACCGTGGTGGCCAACCTCGGCTTCGCCGCCGCGATCCTGCCGGCCGGCGCGCTGAGCGACCGGGTCGGCCGACGGGCCGTCATGGTGAGCGGCGCACTGCTGGCGGCGGTGGCGGCGCTGCCCCTGCTGCGCCTGCTCCAGGCCCCGGACGCACCGCCGTGGGCGAAGGGCGTCGCGGTCGCGGCCGCCGGGGCCGTGGTGGGCCTCATGGCCGGGCCCGGTCCGGCCATGCTCGCGGAGATGTTCCCCACCCGCGTCCGCCACACCGGGCTCGGCGTGACGTACGCCCTGGCCAACGCGGTCTTCTCGGGCTGCGCCGGACTGCTCGTCACCGAGCTGGCCCGGCGGACCGGCAGCGCCGACGTCCCCGCGTACTACGTCATCGTCTGCTGCGCCGTCGGCACCCTCGCCCTGGCGACGCTGCGGGGCGACGACCACCGGCGCGCGCTGCGGGAGTGA